The following proteins come from a genomic window of Aspergillus luchuensis IFO 4308 DNA, chromosome 3, nearly complete sequence:
- a CDS encoding aminotransferase class I/II-fold pyridoxal phosphate-dependent enzyme (COG:E;~EggNog:ENOG410PFSG;~InterPro:IPR004839,IPR015424,IPR015421,IPR015422;~PFAM:PF00155;~SMCOG1109:8-amino-7-oxononanoate synthase;~antiSMASH:Cluster_3.8;~go_function: GO:0003824 - catalytic activity [Evidence IEA];~go_function: GO:0030170 - pyridoxal phosphate binding [Evidence IEA];~go_process: GO:0009058 - biosynthetic process [Evidence IEA]), whose protein sequence is MQLPPSLTAALQSGIAKRRQQGQYFEMSPPATEMGMVDFGSNDTLGLRSSPSMHEIFHRELRKSTDFVIGAGASRCLGGSTNEVTKLERLLADFHHGKEAVFFNSGYEANVGIYSTLPQPGDAIIHDFMAHASIRDGIRYGRASIVKVFAHNDLQSLDDVLEKVKLGSADISCGRRTVFIALESFYSMEGDISPIPEILSHVRSSLPAGNGVLIVDEAHSTGIVGPNGSGYICHLGLENEPIISMQSFGKGPGALGGVVICDPLTKEYMANFARGLVYSTAPSFPTIAAIRASIATLSSADGEQRRQRLRANIKIFHQCILMHPRRQALSNSGVLRFPSIEQTKNDEVFVAVIPIITEQGQCHKLQQRLQEYRFRTHAVRYPVVPKEEERVRLMLHADNKPDEIRGFARVLMEWGWEMMQVGPRPQSRL, encoded by the exons ATGCAGCTCCCGCCCTCATTGACTGCGGCCCTGCAGTCGGGCATCGCCAAGCGACGACAGCAAGGCCAATACTTTGAAATGAGCCCTCCTGCCACCGAAATGGGCATGGTTGACTTCGGGTCCAACGACACACTAGGCCTCCGATCCAGTCCCTCCATGCACGAAATCTTCCACAGAGAATTGAGAAAGAGTACTGATTTCGTTATCGGAGCTGGCGCGAGCCGATGCCTCGGGGGTTCCACCAACGAGGTCACGAAATTGGAGAGACTGCTAGCCGACTTCCACCACGGCAAAGAGGCCGTGTTCTTCAACTCAGGATACGAAGCCAACGTTGGCATATACAGCACTTTGCCTCAACCAGGGGATGCCATTATCCACGACTTCATGGCCCACGCAAGCATTCGTGACGGAATCCGCTATGGCCGTGCGTCCATCGTGAAAGTGTTTGCACATAATGATCTCCAGTCGCTAGACGATGTGCTTGAAAAGGTTAAGCTCGGCTCGGCCGATATTAGCTGCGGGAGAAGAACGGTGTTCATTGCTCTGGAGTCGTTTTACAGTATGGAAGGCGATATCTCGCCCATCCCGGAGATTCTTTCGCATGTCAGAAGTTCTCTACCGGCTGGCAATGGCGTGCTCATAGTTGATGAGGCTCACTCGACGGGTATTGTTGGACCCAACGGCTCAGGATACATATGTCACTTGGGACTGGAGAATGAACCCATTATTTCGATGCAGAGCTTTGGCAAAGGCCCTGGTGCTTTGGGTG GTGTTGTTATTTGCGATCCTTTGACCAAAGAATACATGGCCAACTTCGCACGAGGCCTGGTGTACTCGACTGcgccttccttccccacaATCGCCGCCATCAGAGCTTCGATCGCCACCCTCAGCAGCGCAGACGGGGAGCAG CGCCGCCAGAGGCTCCGCGCAAACATCAAAATCTTCCACCAGTGCATCCTCATGCATCCAAGGCGGCAGGCTCTATCAAACTCTGGGGTTCTACGGTTCCCCTCCATTGAGCAGACGAAGAACGATGAGGTGTTCGTGGccgtcatccccatcatcacggAGCAAGGACAATGCCACAAATTACAGCAGAGACTGCAGGAATACAGGTTCCGCACCCATGCAGTCCGATATCCCGTCGTcccgaaggaggaggagcgcgTCCGTTTGATGCTACATGCGGATAACAAGCCGGACGAGATCAGAGGCTTTGCGCGAGTGTTAATGGAATGGGGCTGGGAAATGATGCAGGTTGGGCCTAGGCCCCAGTCTCGACTGTAA
- a CDS encoding uncharacterized protein (COG:S;~EggNog:ENOG410PH56;~InterPro:IPR034443;~antiSMASH:Cluster_3.8), translating into MMVPRAYLFSSLPPSPKTSLRQHGERTPVTKSSLDLLPVQDFASLEFPSESSPQTMHTSPVVIPPKRAPRVTSVHSQTAKKGPATPKKSRTVSHKSSSATLTDRSVPSSIASILEATAIPVPRGGWTVRESRNRRKLPRVDHVQQFSKLLMDGVGDNSMESTGNTVLDLLLSPPDEVDKSTVGSDCDSEAPSFSACSMSLESTPSLERDYDSPSSLPAPSTPSSQRSPLERKFHRQSPCENCIFDHPLLENEVSDTEEDFVEQASLPDLTPKSPTPSRTFPRLGSTFKSNLTASLRAIKSAAQSVSAFATPSVQPDDFLTRSLFTITPEMTDDRRPPPMNEPPSPALRRYLNPITVSPAEMYAYQEYPHESLDSPNCPVSVQMQTYHRSGRRGSRRSGFHLARSEGRDRQLLPFDPEIPPMSRQREPRENSDFLRMVVLEMNMRRSGKLRDDVPTRARIWLPPRKGSQGRYVRYDYYEDEDEDENAVPSRWVGISVSSL; encoded by the coding sequence atgatggtccCAAGAGCTTATCTCTTCAGTTCCCTACCTCCGTCTCCGAAGACTTCTCTCCGTCAACATGGTGAGAGAACTCCAGTCACCAAGTCCTCCCTGGATCTTCTCCCCGTCCAAGATTTTGCGAGTCTCGAATTTCCATCCGAATCTTCTCCGCAGACCATGCACACCAGTCCGGTTGTGATACCCCCGAAGCGGGCTCCTCGCGTGACTTCAGTACATTCGCAGACCGCAAAGAAAGGACCAGCCACGCCGAAGAAGTCTAGAACAGTGTCTCACAAGTCGTCGTCGGCCACTTTGACTGACCGGTCCGTGCCAAGTTCGATTGCGTCGATCCTGGAAGCCACGGCAATCCCCGTGCCTCGCGGGGGCTGGACTGTTCGAGAGTCTCGCAACCGCAGGAAACTGCCTCGTGTGGATCATGTGCAGCAATTCAGCAAGCTGTTGATGGACGGTGTGGGCGATAATTCGATGGAGAGCACGGGCAACACAGTGCTGGATCTACTTCTGAGTCCCCCGGATGAGGTCGACAAGTCGACTGTTGGGAGTGATTGTGACAGTGAGGCGCCGTCTTTCTCCGCTTGCTCTATGTCCCTAGAGTCGACGCCGTCGTTGGAGCGCGACTACGACTCACCATCCAGTCTCCCGGCACCGTCTACGCCGTCAAGCCAGCGGAGCCCGTTGGAACGAAAGTTTCACCGCCAATCACCTTGTGAGAACTGCATCTTCGACCACCCTTTGCTAGAAAACGAAGTTTCGGACACGGAAGAGGATTTTGTCGAGCAGGCCTCATTGCCCGATCTGACCCCGAAGAGCCCGACACCATCTCGAACGTTCCCGCGGTTAGGATCCACATTTAAATCTAACCTAACGGCCTCTTTGCGAGCAATCAAATCCGCTGCGCAGAGTGTCTCGGCCTTTGCTACTCCTTCCGTTCAGCCGGACGACTTTCTGACCCGGTCGCTCTTTACGATCACGCCGGAGATGACGGACGACCGACGGCCTCCGCCCATGAACGAGCCGCCATCTCCCGCACTCCGACGGTACCTGAACCCAATAACGGTCTCACCAGCGGAGATGTATGCTTATCAGGAATACCCACACGAGTCCCTTGATAGCCCCAACTGCCCTGTTTCCGTGCAAATGCAAACGTACCATCGCTCGGGTAGGCGCGGCAGTCGCAGGAGCGGGTTCCACCTAGCACGCTCTGAGGGCCGCGACCGACAGCTGCTACCATTCGACCCGGAGATCCCGCCCATGTCACGCCAGCGCGAGCCGCGGGAGAACAGCGATTTCCTGCGCATGGTGGTTCTGGAGATGAACATGCGACGCAGCGGCAAGCTTCGGGACGATGTTCCGACGCGGGCCCGGATCTGGCTGCCTCCCCGCAAGGGCAGTCAGGGCCGTTATGTTCGGTATGACTAttacgaggatgaggatgaggacgagaaCGCAGTTCCCTCTCGTTGGGTCGGGATCTCCGTGAGCAGTCTGTAA
- a CDS encoding putative C2H2 transcription factor (COG:K;~EggNog:ENOG410PJM3;~InterPro:IPR036236,IPR036864,IPR007219,IPR013087, IPR001138;~PFAM:PF00172,PF04082;~TransMembrane:1 (o930-949i);~antiSMASH:Cluster_3.8;~go_function: GO:0000981 - DNA-binding transcription factor activity, RNA polymerase II-specific [Evidence IEA];~go_function: GO:0003677 - DNA binding [Evidence IEA];~go_function: GO:0008270 - zinc ion binding [Evidence IEA];~go_process: GO:0006351 - transcription, DNA-templated [Evidence IEA];~go_process: GO:0006355 - regulation of transcription, DNA-templated [Evidence IEA]): MSPENSDVGQETVTRPEAEEPTKDDSRSSSSGSNHNHDAPQSSTGAGQTKCSICQSTFRRPEHLKRHFRSHTKEKPFECAQCGRHFSRTDTLHRHELSHHNAGMEGGKDRTHRITVKTFRACYKCAIARVRCSGGSPCARCESRSLECQYPTERRSKAKTRKESQPSFTRNDASYDQSSHLAQTTWTNGTDLPPSRNGEQSMPPPFHYQMTQFQLQMPMSNASNAVSSKLTADHNNIEPGNRRSDETRMNGQTSSAEDNSTFSSVRDSTREVKKMRVPSVQYGDAGTQGLYSQIATSTEDMTEPAHRTEGLQSAKSSNRIAMMPTVGSQQVPMELIQPLLDQTTAPTINWLPQNLGNVSSNRRHSTNTYQKTSGILDTSLNQASWYPSAIHGADSSSLVSENVSQTPSGYTSLGGTTESPSQSHLNRRARNHSVDGAIPNSSSSRLNQDSWSLLCAASADASLQLQQANTRRQYLFPQTTETRDHATNEIKNGYRHVLEPSTYERIRSAFNQLCCVESILYPKFETDHLPGAETLSSFIDLYFVHFQPVYPIFHTPTFDINKCHWIVVLALSAVGCHFAGSQEQIECAPVFHEFLRRATNVEEEKYLVDRAPVWLLQASILNCVGILYSCDERARLLALNTFGNLVGFVNREKLLGHRPIQSLNGKTNEQRWVSWVGDEIRRRTGYLIWLLDCTIAYHFDKRPLLSLDESQATLPSHEALWEAESPEAWEEVRRGISDQKESSLYDAVLIMYIEKELVPDLGEFSQLLLIHALYHRMWEVGDYFRRPLSFWNPTSKKQSRHSALPSGSVWLPGIPSYSKWRNSACDCLDILHWAAGSIVNRSAGLEHPTILHLHLARIILLAPFREMRTLATSLAMEESHWHEREQTLEWHYILRWVKHDQYKARLAVVHAGAVLRHARDFSSRSFHEPVAVFLATLLLWAYGACYPSLSDMTSCREAGHGMPEKPLFIHLDRPCDDELAQLFVREGHGMKAVLTGVGDVCAPQGPVETLKAGCRILAGLSSWGISKRFTAILGKLSEITSKS; this comes from the exons ATGTCTCCGGAGAACAGCGATGTCGGGCAAG AAACCGTGACCCGCCCTGAGGCCGAAGAGCCGACGAAAGACGatagcagaagcagcagcagcggcagcaaccACAACCATGACGCACCGCAGAGCTCGACAGGGGCTGGTCAGACTAAATGCTCCATCTGCCAAAGCACCTTTCGAAGGCCAGAGCACTTAAAGCGCCACTTTCGCAGTCACACAAAGGAGAAGCCGTTCGAGTGTGCGCAGTGTGGCCGACATTTCTCCAGAAC GGATACTCTCCATCGTCACGAACTCAGTCATCATAATGCTGgaatggaagggggaaaggatcGTACGCACCGGATCACCGTCAAAACCTTCCGCGCTTGCTATAAATGCGCCATAGCAAGGGTACGATGCAGTGGGGGCTCGCCATGCGCACGTTGCGAGAGTCGATCCCTGGAATGTCAGTATCCGACCGAGAGACGATCGAAGGCAAAGACGCGGAAGGAGAGTCAGCCCTCTTTTACAAGAAACGACGCATCGTACGATCAATCTTCTCATCTGGCGCAGACCACATGGACAAATGGCACCGACTTGCCTCCTTCACGCAATGGAGAACAATCAATGCCGCCGCCCTTTCATTACCAGATGACACAGTTTCAGCTACAGATGCCCATGTCGAATGCATCCAACGCAGTCTCATCTAAATTGACCGCAGATCACAACAATATAGAACCGGGAAACAGGCGTTCGGATGAGACCAGGATGAATGGGCAAACTTCCAGCGCCGAAGACAATTCTACTTTCTCATCCGTGCGCGATTCTACTAGAGAGGTCAAGAAGATGCGGGTCCCTTCTGTGCAATATGGTGACGCGGGAACACAAGGGTTATACTCACAAATCGCAACATCGACTGAAGACATGACAGAACCCGCTCACCGAACTGAGGGACTCCAGTCCGCCAAAAGCTCTAATAGGATAGCGATGATGCCAACAGTGGGAAGTCAGCAGGTACCAATGGAACTAATACAGCCTTTACTGGATCAGACCACTGCTCCTACAATCAACTGGTTGCCTCAGAACCTTGGTAATGTGTCTAGCAACCGCCGTCATTCGACAAATACCTACCAAAAGACCTCCGGAATTCTAGATACCTCCCTTAATCAAGCTTCGTGGTATCCATCCGCCATTCATGGTGCTGATAGTAGCTCATTGGTGTCAGAAAATGTCTCTCAGACACCATCCGGGTACACGTCTCTAGGTGGTACCACCGAAAGCCCAAGCCAATCACATCTGAACCGGCGTGCTAGAAATCACTCAGTGGATGGTGCTATTCCGAACTCATCGAGCTCTAGACTGAATCAGGACTCTTGGTCTTTATTATGTGCCGCTTCCGCGGATGCGTCGTTACAGCTGCAGCAAGCGAATACCCGGCGTCAATACTTGTTCCCTCAAACTACAGAGACGAGGGACCATGCCACGAACGAGATTAAGAATGGCTATCGCCACGTACTTGAACCATCGACATATGAGAGGATACGCAGTGCATTCAATCAATTGTGCTGCGTGGAGAGTATACTGTATCCAAAGTTTGAAACCGATCACTTGCCTGGTGCGGAGACACTGTCAAGCTTTATTGATTTATACTTTGTGCATTTTCAGCCTGTTTACCCAATATTTCACACTCCTACGTTCGATATAAACAAGTGTCATTGGATAGTGGTGCTAGCTTTGTCGGCCGTTGGTTGCCATTTTGCTGGTTCCCAAGAACAGATTGAGTGCGCACCGGTGTTTCATGAGTTTCTTAGACGCGCTACGAATGTTGAG GAAGAAAAGTATCTTGTCGATCGAGCACCAGTGTGGCTTCTCCAAGCATCAATCCTCAACTGCGTTGGGATACTCTACAGTTGTGATGAACGGGCTAGGCTTTTGGCGTTGAATACCTTTGGCAATTTGGTAGGCTTTGTGAACCGCGAGAAACTTCTTGGTCACAGACCTATACAGTCTTTAAACGGGAAGACGAACGAGCAGCGCTGGGTGTCCTGGGTCGGGGATGAGATCAGAAGACGTACAGGCTACCTGATATGG CTTCTCGACTGCACCATAGCATACCATTTTGACAAGCGCCCTTTGCTGTCTCTTGACGAGAGCCAAGCAACACTGCCTTCCCATGAAGCTCTTTGGGAGGCAGAATCTCCAGAGGCCTGGGAAGAAGTACGGAGAGGAATATCAG ACCAGAAAGAATCCTCCCTTTATGATGCCGTCCTTATAATGTACATCGAGAAGGAGCTTGTACCTGATCTCGGAGAGTTcagccagcttcttctcattcacGCGTTATATCACCGTATGTGGGAGGTGGGAGACTACTTCCGCCGCCCCTTATCCTTCTGGAACCCAACCTCGAAAAAGCAGTCACGGCATTCTGCACTCCCATCTGGCTCTGTATGGCTACCTGGTATACCATCGTATTCCAAATGGCGCAACAGTGCATGTGACTGCCTCGATATTCTCCATTGGGCTGCTGGCAGCATAGTAAACAGGTCTGCTGGCCTCGAACATCCCACAATCTTGCATCTCCATTTGGCTCGTATAATTCTCCTTGCCCCGTTTCGTGAAATGCGGACACTCGCAACATCTCTGGCAATGGAAGAATCCCATTGGCATGAACGCGAACAGACCCTTGAATGGCACTACATATTACGCTGGGTCAAACATGACCAGTACAAGGCCCGTCTGGCAGTTGTACACGCAGGCGCAGTGCTAAGACATGCCCGCGATTTCTCAAGCCGGTCGTTCCATGAGCCAGTCGCAGTCTTCCTGGCAACCCTACTTTTATGGGCGTATGGCGCATGCTACCCCTCACTATCTGACATGACGAGCTGCCGTGAAGCAGGACACGGCATGCCAGAAAAACCTCTATTTATTCATCTCGACAGACCCTGCGATGATGAACTAGCCCAACTTTTCGTGCGCGAAGGCCATGGCATGAAAGCTGTCTTGACCGGTGTTGGGGATGTATGTGCTCCGCAAGGACCAGTGGAGACCCTCAAAGCTGGTTGTCGGATACTTGCTGGCCTTTCGTCGTGGGGAATCTCGAAACGATTCACCGCAATCTTGGGCAAGCTTTCAGAGATCACATCCAAGTCGTAG
- the irs4 gene encoding protein irs4 (COG:T,U;~EggNog:ENOG410PQG5;~InterPro:IPR000261,IPR011992;~PFAM:PF12763;~antiSMASH:Cluster_3.8;~go_function: GO:0005515 - protein binding [Evidence IEA]), giving the protein MASPTSALDSRLPRHASSAHVNSTVTALQGATAAFNANPASRARSPIAHYRSGASPMESVGVSHNSPEMVPPRNIQTPELPESGSVKDKIGKFSAYQQQPSSLKDAFGKTPVSIGANRSRTPQQIAAQLAAGRSTPGEIIATHTGVSRTQGSMPKPSKRSDDNEGPPLLAPKPVWATSANSASLDKLLHSEANLPIRDKSLQRRPVAQISPIEAAKLAAKKPRPPPVPRKPAAVVTGPTSVPINVHSKGPVSPEQTSKNHSSRPLEDTTIPSNAPPALPPRTGASSVPRKDLTNHRRLLESNHGSRTRPSTPGTASLYATSLSNSTTSLLDSSSGREEGALSDAVVASSRASIRASQERKVPPPPPPERRARSRSIKRFPHTAKGEHTDSPSPSTHLRQTLREPTKIAEDDEGYQRHKHLLRKHPHKHHEGDRRRWRSEITEKERRRYEGVWAANKGLLLPPSHLRVPEAYPPECSEMVVNLVAADIWSRSRLPRHVLAQVWELVDGQHIGLLTREEFVVGMWLIDQQLKGHKLPPRVPASVWGSVKRISGVHIHGLPPA; this is encoded by the coding sequence ATGGCAAGTCCGACATCAGCTCTGGATAGCCGGTTGCCTCGCCATGCATCATCGGCACATGTTAATAGTACCGTGACAGCCCTTCAAGGAGCCACAGCTGCGTTCAATGCAAATCCTGCCAGCAGAGCACGGTCACCTATTGCCCATTATAGGTCTGGCGCATCACCCATGGAGTCTGTAGGGGTCAGCCACAATAGTCCCGAAATGGTTCCGCCTCGCAACATTCAGACGCCAGAATTGCCCGAAAGTGGCTCAGTCAAGGACAAGATCGGGAAGTTTAGTGCctatcagcagcagccctcTAGTCTGAAAGATGCATTCGGGAAAACTCCAGTCAGCATAGGGGCGAATAGGTCACGCACTCCGCAGCAGATCGCTGCCCAGCTGGCCGCAGGACGATCGACGCCAGGTGAAATCATTGCCACGCATACGGGCGTCAGCAGGACGCAAGGTTCGATGCCGAAGCCTTCAAAACGCAGTGATGACAACGAGGGTCCGCCGTTGCTAGCCCCGAAGCCGGTATGGGCTACAAGTGCAAACTCGGCCTCGTTGGACAAGCTCCTTCACAGCGAGGCCAATTTGCCAATTAGAGACAAGTCGCTCCAGCGAAGACCAGTAGCTCAGATATCTCCCATAGAGGCAGCAAAGCTGGCGGCGAAGAAACCTCGTCCTCCACCCGTGCCACGAAAACCAGCTGCGGTTGTCACTGGTCCTACCTCAGTTCCTATCAACGTACATTCCAAGGGCCCAGTGAGTCCAGAGCAGACCTCCAAGAACCACTCCTCACGTCCCCTTGAGGATACTACTATCCCTTCCAACGCTCCGCCAGCACTTCCTCCCCGAACGGGTGCTTCGTCCGTGCCCCGGAAAGACCTGACAAATCATCGACGGCTTTTAGAATCCAACCATGGGTCTCGGACGCGACCATCGACACCTGGCACTGCATCGCTGTATGCTACATCACTGAGCAATAGTACTACGAGTTTGCTGGACAGCTCCTCAGGGCGGGAGGAAGGGGCGTTATCGGATGCGGTCGTGGCCTCGTCCAGAGCATCGATTCGGGCTTCACAGGAAAGGAAAGTCCCACCGCCCCCACCGCCAGAGCGCCGGGCGAGGTCTCGATCAATCAAGCGATTCCCGCATACTGCCAAGGGAGAACACACAGATTCCCCTAGTCCATCCACACATTTACGACAGACCCTCCGCGAGCCGACGAAGATcgccgaagatgatgaggggtACCAAAGGCATAAGCATCTGCTTCGCAAGCATCCGCATAAGCATCACGAAGGTGATCGCAGAAGATGGCGGAGTGAGATTACGGAGAAGGAGCGAAGGCGGTACGAGGGTGTCTGGGCTGCGAACAAGGGATTGTTACTTCCACCCTCGCACTTGAGGGTCCCCGAAGCGTACCCGCCGGAGTGCTCCGAGATGGTGGTCAATCTGGTGGCCGCTGACATCTGGTCACGTAGTCGCCTGCCGCGGCATGTGCTAGCACAGGTTTGGGAGTTAGTGGACGGGCAACATATTGGTCTTCTGACCCGAGAGGAATTTGTGGTAGGGATGTGGTTGATCGACCAGCAGCTGAAAGGCCACAAACTTCCACCCAGGGTGCCCGCCAGCGTGTGGGGAAGCGTCAAGCGGATATCGGGCGTTCACATCCATGGTCTTCCTCCTGCCTGA
- a CDS encoding uncharacterized protein (COG:S;~EggNog:ENOG410PM2Y;~InterPro:IPR036864,IPR007219,IPR001138;~PFAM:PF00172;~TransMembrane:1 (o636-655i);~go_function: GO:0000981 - DNA-binding transcription factor activity, RNA polymerase II-specific [Evidence IEA];~go_function: GO:0003677 - DNA binding [Evidence IEA];~go_function: GO:0008270 - zinc ion binding [Evidence IEA];~go_process: GO:0006351 - transcription, DNA-templated [Evidence IEA];~go_process: GO:0006355 - regulation of transcription, DNA-templated [Evidence IEA]), which translates to MVLEDPEQPGGKNGIPAVALAVTQSKTARPTVVRKKFAKPPVKVACLACRASRTRCDGQDPCTNCSSRNKSCSYLPSKRGGPRKKKNKPSAAAEPQHDGVEDPTIFPVSSGFDESSGLFGQIDVLSIPGAGLRSLDFPSDVHAMFADLFVPGTENTHGLEPTPSPSNIPSRALVRTYGSEDAILNAYYDFIHNYFPILPPRVDPPTPDRPLDCAGSFTDSPSEQPILIYKPRSPLSLAISAILALVPHPNDPEPSGPASVIRRRTFAHTYAQLANTAIETDCELHASSTYPSDALTNERPLIDRESFHPKTPVELESLLALLVLSIYEYNQRGNLLKMRYRAGQALAIALDMSLHCLGEEFDEFAEARRRAWWMTYYCVLQGSIVSTTPLAIIANDPQFVTPYPRFSADPDGWSVLIQAQQVLVSATQFIIDLNKCLSTRTNMSYIFERMQQLDAWASSVLAQSNLLPILPQSMACGGEMELTTAQSIRAISRIKLSSAQIKVHRFRAFSDLPIFVKKHCDLTSANSNNTMPNNASKNSKSQSGIANIGCSCSLEPFQQAPSDYSSSSSSVASDTQQYPFIQGFPYSIQHSAKTCLRASLLISRMFYSLPLPQPLLDDCQTQQGLHMLPDQLPRTMPSFACCLMQGSYAMLMIYYKARGEKRSPESGTDNTPNPSDRLIEEIRKGLERIIATVTNYAIAFEALDGMRDEIECAYQTAFSQA; encoded by the exons ATGGTGCTAGAGGATCCCGAACAGCCTGGTGGAAAGAATGGAATCCCGGCTGTGGCACTGGCAGTTACACAGTCCAAGACCGCTAGACCCACGGTGGTCCGCAAGAAGTTCGCCAAACCTCCCGTCAAAGTAGCTTGTTTGGCCTG TCGTGCTTCAAGAACACGTTGTGATGGCCAAGACCCGTGTACCAAT TGTTCCAGTAGGAATAAGAGTTGCTCTTATTTGCCCAGTAAGCGGGGTGGcccaaggaagaagaagaacaagccatctgcagctgcagaaccTCAACACGATGGTGTCGAGGATCCTACGATTTTCCCGGTGTCTTCGGGATTTGACGAAT CATCCGGGTTGTTTGGACAAATTGACGTCTTGTCAATTCCGGGGGCAGGGTTGAGAAGCCTAGACTTTCCCTCTGATGTCCACGCCATGTTTGCGGATCTTTTTGTGCCAGGCACAGAGAACACCCATGGCCTAGAGCCGaccccttccccatcaaaTATACCGTCTCGGGCCTTGGTCAGGACGTACGGCAGTGAAGATGCTAT TCTTAACGCATACTATGACTTTATCCATAATTACTTCCCCATACTTCCACCAAGGGTTGACCCCCCGACTCCTGACCGGCCCCTGGATTGTGCTGGTTCGTTCACGGATTCTCCGTCAGAACAACCAATCCTCATCTATAAACCGAGGTCCCCTTTGAGTCTGGCGATTTCGGCGATTCTGGCCCTGGTACCACATCCAAACGACCCAGAACCATCGGGGCCTGCGTCCGTCATCCGCCGTCGCACTTTTGCACACACATATGCCCAGCTGGCAAATACAGCTATCGAAACCGATTGCGAGCTTCACGCTTCGTCCACATACCCTTCAGATGCATTGACGAACGAACGGCCTCTCATTGATCGAGAGTCCTTTCATCCCAAGACTCCAGTGGAACTCGAAAGTCTGCTCGCGCTTCTCGTACTTTCAATCTACGAATACAACCAACGAGGTAACCTCCTCAAGATGCGTTACCGTGCTGGTCAGGCTCTGGCCATAGCGTTGGATATGTCTTTGCATTGCCTTGGGGAAGAGTTCGACGAGTTTGCGGAGGCTCGAAGGAGAGCTTGGTGGATGACT TATTATTGCGTCTTGCAGGGCTCTATCGTCAGCACTACA CCTTTAGCTATCATCGCGAACGACCCCCAATTTGTCACTCCTTATCCACGGTTTTCGGCCGATCCTGAT GGCTGGTCAGTATTAATACAAGCTCAGCAAGTTCTTGTGTCAGCAACTCAATTCATCATCGATCTGAATAAATGTCTATCCACGAGAACCAACATGTCATACATATTTGAACGGATGCAGCAACTTGATGCATGGGCGAGCTCTGTTCTGGCACAATCAAATCTACTTCCAATTTTGCCCCAGTCTATGGCATGTGGCGGGGAGATGGAGCTGACAACAGCTCAGAGTATCCGTGCAATATCACGAATCAAGTTGTCAAG CGCTCAAATCAAAGTGCATCGGTTCAGGGCATTCTCAGACTTACCAATCTTCGTCAAGAAACACTGCGATCTGACATCGGCTAATTCGAACAACACAATGCCGAACAATGCTTCCAAGAATTCCAAATCGCAAAGTGGTATTGCAAATATCGGATGTTCGTGTAGCCTGGAGCCATTTCAACAGGCACCCAGTGACTactcatcgtcgtcgtcttctgtGGCGTCAGATACGCAGCAGTACCCTTTCATTCAAGGTTTTCCATACAGCATTCAGCATTCGGCGAAGACGTGTCTAAGAGCATCCCTTCTCATCTCACGCATGTTCTACAGCCTACCCCTGCCGCAACCGCTTCTCGATGATTGTCAAACTCAGCAGGGGTTACACATGCTACCGGATCAGTTACCGCGAACCATGCCGTCGTTTGCGTGCTGCCTAATGCAGGGCAGCTATGCTATGCTGATGATCTATTACAAAGCGCGCGGGGAGAAAAGGTCCCCAGAAAGTGGAACCGACAATACCCCCAACCCCTCGGACAGACTCATCGAAGAAATCCGCAAGGGGCTAGAGCGAATAATTGCTACTGTTACAAATTACGCTATTGCATTTGAGGCGTTAGATGGGATGAGGG ATGAGATTGAGTGTGCATATCAAACGGCGTTTTCTCAAGCGTAG